The nucleotide window GGTTGTTACAAGTTCGAATCAGGTAACCGTGAACGTGGCTTCGAATCAGTCAAACGTTGTTGTAGAGGCTTCAACGGACGATGGTTCGCTCGGCACCACTAACCTTGCAACAACGGACAAGCTGAAGTTCAACTTTGAGGTAGATGGTGTATACGCAGTCCAGCTCAAAGCTCGTAATACCAGCACAGGGGATACGTCAGTCACAATGCTGTACGTGACGATGGATACGACGGCTCCGATGATCTATCTGGATTCACCTTCACAAGGCGAACGGGCACAGGGAGGTGTTGCGCTCGTACAGGGTACAACGATGACCGACGCCCAAGTGACAGTTACGGATGCCGATAGTGATCAAGAATTGGCACAGTTCAAACCGGACGAGAACGGAGTCTTTAAACATGAGGTGCCGATTGATGTGAACCGCATGAAGACCCGTCTCCGAATTAAAACGGAGGACGCGGCAGGCAATGTGAACTCTGCCGTTGTCGAGGTGCTGAACGGTGACTTCAAGCTGCCGCGCAGACTGAAACTGGTTATGCCGGAAGAACTTGTTGCTGGTGGAGAACAAGCTGCGGTTCAGACTTATGTGGAGTATACGGATGGAACTCGTGAACTCGCAGACAATGACAGCATCACCTACAGTGTGGTTATGGGTGAAGCGAACGCAGCCGTTCAGGATGAGGGCCTTCTTGACGGAAAACGTGTTGGAGCTGCTCTAATCCAGGCCGATTATACATGGCAAGGTACGGAGCTTAGCACGACGGATATCGTATCCGTAGTTGCACCGAAGACGGGAGCTGCACCACCGGATTACATGGATACGATCAAAGCATCCACGATCGGAACGGGCAAAAAGGGAGAGACACGTGTCTCGATCAGCGCTGCCGGACACAAAGGCAACATGGTTGACAGTGAACTGGCATACCGTATTTTCACGGACCAATCGCAAGTGATGCTACCAACATTTGAACAGGATATCAGCGGATGGAACACGCTGCCTTCCGATAAAGTCATCAAAGCAAAACCAGGCGAGTGGGTTGTTATCGCCAAACGAACAACGAGTGAGCCAAAACTCACGACAGCATCCTCTGCTGCGGTGAAGATGAATGAGCGGATCTCATCAAGCGTGGAACCAAGCGAGCCAAGCTCGGGCGGCAGCAAACCACCGGCATCCAATGTGCCTGTTGGCCCGTTGACGGTCGGTGGCGTAGCGATCGATAGTGCCGTTGGAGGTCGCGACATGAAGGTACCTCTGGAACTGGATGCAGTGCAGAAGGATGGATTGTTGCTGGTCGATGTTACGCCAGGCGTCAATGGCCCAACTGTGGTTGCTCGTCCTGTGCGAGAAGCGCTGCTTGATGCAGCCAAGCAAGGACAGCGAATTCGTTTGCACGTTGCAGGCCAACTGGAGCAGTTACGCTTCGAGCTGGATGCGGATCTGATTAAACAACTTGCTGCCAAAGACATTTCGATGGATTTGGAAAGCGATTGGGGCAGCTACCGTTTGGATTGGAATGCCATCGATCTGAACGCACTCGAAGCAGCATTCCCGGCGCAAAAGGCCGAGGATATCAAAGTAAGCTTGAATGTAGGCAAACCGGATCAGGCATACGAACGGCTTGCTAGTGAAGGCCGCATGATTCCAAGAGGAACCCCGGTTACCTTCAACATGACGGCAAGTGACGGTAGCAAGTCAGTCGAGATTGATAAACTTTTGAAAATGACAACCAAAGAACTGTACCTGCCGGTTGGAGAGGACGAGCGCTCCGTATCGACAGTGGTCGTTCTTGAGGCTGATGGCAGCTTGCGGCATGTGCCTACTCGCTTCGAAGTGCGGGAAGGCCGGATGGTTGCCATCGCCAGCAGTATGACCAACAGCGTATACTTGCCAATCCGATATGACGCTTCGTTTAGCGACATGAAGAGTCACTGGGCAAGCGAAGCGGTTCACGATCTGGCATCACGTCTCATCGTGAATGGCGTGTCATCTACTCGATATGAGCCTTCGCGTAGCATGACTCGGGCAGAGCTTGCTGCACTGATGGTGAGGGCCTTTGGCCTGAAACCAGACACAGGCGTAAGTTCAACATTCGCAGACGTTAAGGCAGCAGATTGGTACAACGATGTGGTACAAACGGCAACTGCTTATGGCCTCATGACGGGCTACAGCGGTAACCGTTTCGGTCCACAGGATGCCATGACACGTGAGCAAGTGATGGTCATGCTGATCCGTGCATACGAGATGGCAGGACATACTGCACCAGCTGTGAGTAGTGCAGCTAATAGCCTTGAAGGTTATACCGATGCATCAACGTTGTCTGATTGGGCCAAAGACAGTGCCGCGCAAGCGGTGAAACTGGGTCTAATTCAAGGAAAATCGGCAACGACACTTGAGCCAAAAGCTCCGGTAACGCGTGCCGAAATGGCGACGCTTGTCCGCAGATTACTTGTGGAACTGGATTTGCTGTAAACATGAAGTTGTTGATTTGAACTGGAAAAGCCCGAAAGTCATCACGACTTTCGGGCTTTTTTTGTACCCTTTTTTATGAGCAGGGTTATTACCTGTGCAAGTGAATTCATACCCACCCCGTAAATTCCAGTATGGACGCTTTTGCAGACTGTGCTTCCGTATGTGCCCCTTTGCGCCAGGTTTTGGGCGATTCTCCCATCAGTTTGGCGAAGCAACGGTTAAAGCTGGAGATGGATCGGAAGCCGACCTGCTCGGAGATGGACAGAATGGAGGCCTCTGTGCTTTTCAATCGCTTGCATGCCTCTTCGACCCGGGTACTGTTCAGAAAATCAAGCGGCGTGGTTCCCATAATTTCATGGAACTTGCGGCGAAAATGCGTTGTACTCAGATGACACAGATCAGCGAGATAATCGATGGTCACGGGCATCATATAATTTTTCGTGATAAACTCCAGCACGGGTGAAATGACCAAATCACCTTGGAGATCTCGTTCCTGTTCTTGCGCTGACCAACTCTCGTTACTCGCATGAACTCGAAGCAGTTCGATATATAGAGACATCAACAAGCCGTACGCGCTCTCCCGATAATAGGGGGACTGCTGCTTCATTTCTTCAACGATTGAAGTTGCGAGCATATGAATTTTGGGATGCTGTTCCTTATTCAGAATGCAATTGGTTCCCTGAATAGCCCATAGATTCGGTTCAATGTGACTTTGGGCGGTTTTGAGCGAATGACGGAAGAGCTCTTCCGGTGAAAAGAAGATATAGGCCCACAGGCTGGCGTTATTAGGCGAACTATATGTGGTATGCGGAAGATAGCGGGGAATGAACGTGACGTCGCCTGCCCGAAAAGGTACAGATTCCCCCTTAATCTCCATGATGCCTCCATCTGAATAACAGATGCCAATCTCCATGTGGTTATGGAAATGAAGATGCTCACTCTTGATATCAGATATTCTCCAGCGGTCTCCACTGAGTAACAGGACAGGAAAATCAATGGGCAGGCTGTAGTGGCGATATTCAATGACAGGTTTCTTCGGTTTGGGCATTTTCGAGGACTCCTATGTATAAATGATTGAAATTGCACAGTTTTGTTGCGAATATGCTTAGATTGAGACTATTTTACTGCGTACAATGGAATAAGTAAAGCGTTTACAAAAATGGACGGACACCTCTCAGGGCGCACTTGGGGGCGTGTGCGCAGGGAGAGGGGAATAACAATGCTTCAAGTGAAATATGACAGGGAACAGATCCTACACGTAATCGAGAACGTTACCAAGAAAACACTGGATATGGATCTGACATGGGATTGGCCCGGCGGTGTGGCTTATTATGGCGTATCCAGAGCCTATCAAACGACAGGCAACCAAGAGATTTTGGACAGGCTGGTGAAATGGGCGGACGAATATATCGAGCTGGGGCTGCCAAGTTGGACGGTAAATACATGTGCCATGGGCCATGTGCTCATCACTTTATATGAAGAAACCGGAGATCAGAAATATTGGGATATTGTCCTGAGCAAAGTTGATTATCTCCAGAACCATGCGCTTCGCTTTGGAGACAATGTGCTTCAGCATACGGTATCCGTTTCCAATGATTTCCCGGAACAGGCTTGGGCTGATACCTTGTTTATGGCGGCATTTTTTCTGCTCCGCGTAGGTAGCAAATTAAAAGATGAGGCCATGATTCAGGATGCGCTGAATCAGTATTACTGGCATATCAAATACCTGCAAGATCCGACCAGTAGTCTTTGGTATCACGGTTATAACAATATTAACAAGGACCACATGTCCGGATTTTACTGGGGAAGAGCGAACGCTTGGGGAGCCTATACGATGTCTCAAGTGAAACCGCAATTGAACGACTGGTATTTGTATCCGCAGTGTATGGATGTAGAATGTGCTCTTCGCGATCAATTGGCGGCTCTCAAGCTGGTACAGACCGAGAACGGCTTGTGGCGTACGGTTCTGGATGACGAAGAATCGTATGAAGAGGTGTCAGCTTCCGCGGGTATTGCAGCAGCGATGATCAATAATGGCAATCCACTACATACCAAATACGTGCAAAAGGCATTGGAAGGCATCCTGAACAACATTAGCGAAGATGGACGCGTGCTAGGTGTATCTGGAGGTACCGCGGTGATGAAGGATCGGGATGGCTATCGTAATATTCCAAAAGACTGGATTCAGGGCTGGGGTCAGGGCCTGGCACTCGCTTTTCTGTCCGATATGTTGAGATAGGGAGGGAACCACATTGTCCAAACCAACCAAAGGCTCCTTTACACTACCGGGAGAATCCGGTTATGAGGCACTGACGCTGGAACTTGCCAATCGCTGGGGTGCCGATGTGATCCGTGACAGTGACGGTACGAAATTGTCCGATGAGATTATCAATGCCGGATATGGCATCTATTCAACCATTTGCATTATTCGGGATCATAATGAATGGGCATCCCGTAATCTGGATAAGCTGCAGCAATGTTTTCTCATTACGAATCCGAAGGTTGCTGTGCAAGATTATGTATCCATCTATCTAATGGAGGACTTCTTCGCTGAACAATTCAGGGTGAATGATTCCAAAGAAGCGTTTAAATATTGGCAAGTTTATGATCGAACGACTGGGGAAGAGGTACCTAGAGGACAGTGGAATTATGAAAGGGAATCTGGCAATGTTGTCATTACTGGTGTTGCTCCTTGGCATAAATACACGGTGAGTTTCATGGTTTATCGGATATGGGAAGAGATTTCCATGTACAATCACACGACGAATAATTGGGACAAAGAGCATCTGATGCAGATTGACCCGATATATACAGACACCCAAACCTATTTGCTGGATTGGATGGAAAACTGGTGCCAAGGCCACCCGGAAACAACGGTTGTACGTTTTACGTCCCTATTTTATAACTTCGCCTGGATCTGGGGCAGTGATGAGCGGAATCGCCATCTGTTCTCGGATTGGGGTTCATACGATTTCACGGTAAGTTCGAGAGCGCTGGATCTGTTTGCTCAAAAATATGGGTACTCACTCTCCGCCGAGGACTTTGTAAATGGCGGTAAATATCAGGTCACTCATATGCCTGCGGATCAGCGCAAACTGGACTGGATGGCATTTATCAATGATTTTGTGATTGAATTCGGTAAAAAGTTGATTGATATTGTGCACAAACATGACAAGCTGGCGTATGTCTTCTATGATGACAGCTGGGTAGGCATGGAGCCGTACAATGATCGCTTTGAGGAATTTGGATTCGACGGTATGATCAAATGTGTGTTCTCCGGTTATGAGGCAAGAATGTGCTCAGGCGTTAAGGTTGATACCCATGAGATTCGCTTGCATCCATATTTGTTCCCAGTTGGCTTAGGCGGACTTCCTACCTTCAAGGAGGGCGGAGATCCAACCCTGGATACGAAGAAATATTGGATTAATATTCGGCGTGCGTTGCTTCGGGAGTCGATTGACCGGATTGGACTAGGTGGATATTTGCATCTGGTTGAGCCTTACCCGGACTTTGTGGATTATATCGAGAAGATTGCCCATGAATTCAGGGAAATGAAAGAGCTGCATCAAGAGGGAAAACCATATCAGATCAAGACAAAGGTAGCCGTTTTGCATAGCTGGGGCAAGTTAAGATCGTGGACCTTGTCCGGTCATTTTCATGAAACGCATATGCATGATCTGATTCATGTGAATGAGGCGTTATCGGGTTTACCGATCGAGGTCCAATTCATTGATTTTGATGATATTCGTCAGGGTGCATTGAAGGATGTGGATGTCGTCATTAATGCGGGTTCCGCTGGTTCTGCCTGGAGTGGTGGAGAGCATTGGAATGACCACCAAGGTGTAGACATCCTGACCCAGTGGGTGTACGAGGGCGGTACCTTTATGGGTATCAACCAGCCTTCAGCAATTGAAGGGTACGACAGCTTTTTCAGAATGGCGCATGTGCTTGGGGTAGATGAGGATACAGGTGCAAGAGTTGTTCATGGAAAATGGTCGTATGAGGTTGGGGATGAGCATGGTTTGGTACCGGAAGATGCTAATATCGCATCAAAAGGTAAAGGTAACATATATCTTACGGATGGGACAGCCAAAGTATTGCACGAGACAGATGGCAACATTACATTGTCCACGCATACTTTCGGTAAAGGGCAAGGCATCTACTTGTCTTCATTCGAATTCAATTGGGAAAATACGAGATTGCTGCAGAATCTAATTCGTTTTGCCGGGAATGAAGTGGGTGAGGCGAAGTATGTTCCAGATAACTTATATACTGAGTGTGCTTACTACCCTGAGAGCAACATATTGGTTGTGATAAATAATAGTGATCAGGTTCAATCCACAACGATTGATACGGAGCATGGAAAACAAACTGTAGAATTAGATCCGTATGATACGGTGATTACCAAGATTGGCTTAATTAAATCAGTGTAGGAACGGATAGTAGTTCTATTTCATAACGAAAAAAGCTCAAGCCTGCGGCGATCAGCCAATGCTTGAGCTTTTGTTGTATTCAGTGTCTATTAAAGCCTGTATTCCCGACTGGATTGATAAGTTAAATGCGTATTATACAAGAAATTTTATGGAAATGCAAGAGGAAAAAGATTGCTTTTACGTAGGCTATCGTTTATTCTAAAAAAAGGAAGTCTACTACATTTTAATAGGAGGTACGGATGATGGAAAATATGATGATGATGAACATGATGATGAATATGTGCATGGAAGAAATGATGTGCAAAATGAAATCCATGAAGATGATGATGGAATGTATGGAAGACAAGAGCATGATGGAAGGCATGGATATGAATAAAATGATGTCCTGCATACAAGAGTGCGACGAAATGATGACCACTATGATGGGCATGATGAGTAACATGAAGAAAGCATCCATGTAATTCATTGATTACAAGTTCGATTTGTAAAGCTGGCGGGCTTTACAACTCTGCTGCAGAACAGTTCACTGTATGCAGTCCAAAGAATAGTAAGCCTTTTAATAGGGCGGGTTGAGCAGACGAACTGCAGACCGGCTTTTTTTCTTATTTATATTGAAGAATCTTCCGCGATACATCGATCCGCATCAGCTTTAATTTGAACCATTGCTCCTGTAAGGATTCCGTCTGGTATCCTTCTGAAGCGACTCTTAGCTTGCTGAAAATATCCACCAGTTGCTTATTAATTCGGTCATAGCTTATAAGCAATTCACGGAGCAGTATAGCTTTCCGTTCTTTCTCCAGCAACGCATCTTTCTGATCACGAAGCTTTCTGAGAATATCTTCAGCCCATTCCGAGTCTTCTATTGTACGGGCAAAATTATATAAGTCCAAATAATCGTTAACCCAAGTTTGTGTCAAAGAATCCATGGCGTTATTCACTCCAGTCAGCTACGCTTTTCTATATACCGAGTATTATACCCGGAATAATATAATTTACAAGTAGTGAATGAGAATTTTCTGGATTTTATCCGTTGTAGTCTTATATATGCGATTCATGTGATACATGTTTAATGATATTAATGATTTTGTGCTTAGCGTCTTTGGCTTCAGGAATCGGATACAGTACGAAGACGTGGTTCATTTTGGGATAAACGAAAGTATGATGGTCAATGCCTTGGTCCGTCAGCTTTTTATCA belongs to Paenibacillus sp. FSL H8-0079 and includes:
- the gnpA gene encoding 1,3-beta-galactosyl-N-acetylhexosamine phosphorylase, yielding MSKPTKGSFTLPGESGYEALTLELANRWGADVIRDSDGTKLSDEIINAGYGIYSTICIIRDHNEWASRNLDKLQQCFLITNPKVAVQDYVSIYLMEDFFAEQFRVNDSKEAFKYWQVYDRTTGEEVPRGQWNYERESGNVVITGVAPWHKYTVSFMVYRIWEEISMYNHTTNNWDKEHLMQIDPIYTDTQTYLLDWMENWCQGHPETTVVRFTSLFYNFAWIWGSDERNRHLFSDWGSYDFTVSSRALDLFAQKYGYSLSAEDFVNGGKYQVTHMPADQRKLDWMAFINDFVIEFGKKLIDIVHKHDKLAYVFYDDSWVGMEPYNDRFEEFGFDGMIKCVFSGYEARMCSGVKVDTHEIRLHPYLFPVGLGGLPTFKEGGDPTLDTKKYWINIRRALLRESIDRIGLGGYLHLVEPYPDFVDYIEKIAHEFREMKELHQEGKPYQIKTKVAVLHSWGKLRSWTLSGHFHETHMHDLIHVNEALSGLPIEVQFIDFDDIRQGALKDVDVVINAGSAGSAWSGGEHWNDHQGVDILTQWVYEGGTFMGINQPSAIEGYDSFFRMAHVLGVDEDTGARVVHGKWSYEVGDEHGLVPEDANIASKGKGNIYLTDGTAKVLHETDGNITLSTHTFGKGQGIYLSSFEFNWENTRLLQNLIRFAGNEVGEAKYVPDNLYTECAYYPESNILVVINNSDQVQSTTIDTEHGKQTVELDPYDTVITKIGLIKSV
- a CDS encoding glycoside hydrolase family 88 protein; translation: MLQVKYDREQILHVIENVTKKTLDMDLTWDWPGGVAYYGVSRAYQTTGNQEILDRLVKWADEYIELGLPSWTVNTCAMGHVLITLYEETGDQKYWDIVLSKVDYLQNHALRFGDNVLQHTVSVSNDFPEQAWADTLFMAAFFLLRVGSKLKDEAMIQDALNQYYWHIKYLQDPTSSLWYHGYNNINKDHMSGFYWGRANAWGAYTMSQVKPQLNDWYLYPQCMDVECALRDQLAALKLVQTENGLWRTVLDDEESYEEVSASAGIAAAMINNGNPLHTKYVQKALEGILNNISEDGRVLGVSGGTAVMKDRDGYRNIPKDWIQGWGQGLALAFLSDMLR
- a CDS encoding AraC family transcriptional regulator; its protein translation is MPKPKKPVIEYRHYSLPIDFPVLLLSGDRWRISDIKSEHLHFHNHMEIGICYSDGGIMEIKGESVPFRAGDVTFIPRYLPHTTYSSPNNASLWAYIFFSPEELFRHSLKTAQSHIEPNLWAIQGTNCILNKEQHPKIHMLATSIVEEMKQQSPYYRESAYGLLMSLYIELLRVHASNESWSAQEQERDLQGDLVISPVLEFITKNYMMPVTIDYLADLCHLSTTHFRRKFHEIMGTTPLDFLNSTRVEEACKRLKSTEASILSISEQVGFRSISSFNRCFAKLMGESPKTWRKGAHTEAQSAKASILEFTGWV